Proteins from a genomic interval of Cygnus olor isolate bCygOlo1 chromosome 9, bCygOlo1.pri.v2, whole genome shotgun sequence:
- the PTX3 gene encoding pentraxin-related protein PTX3, producing MLPQGVLSLLTLFCVFRASVSVLDEDDDYDLMYVNLDNEIEGPVLGTEETSCDCQREHTEWDKLFIMLENSQMKENMMLQTMDDILKVDLQTLRAELSQLAASLAGTFSTAVEKVTAHVISQVEQALVRSSDQGEEAKGLHESQQGKLLEHVLLLSHNVSNRLSRLESACLRRSEAEAQETAFQQDKFSPTREDNLILNSLWKELQQMRAELKASQKWAAQHLLPAGCETAILFPMRSKKIFGSVHPTAEMTLRSFTACIWIKVTEVLDKTIVFSYGTKKNPYEIQLYLSRESAVLAVGSDQRKLVVKNVIVPGKWIHLCGAWSSDNGTASLWVNGELAGTAAGVADAHTVPDGGILQIGQEKNGCCVGGGFDEALAFSGKLTGFNLWDRVLSTEEIAALSGEDACSIRGNIIGWGVTEVLPYGGAQYVS from the exons ATGCTGCCTCAAGGAGTGCTTTCTCTGCTTACgctgttctgtgttttcagggcttctgtttctgttctggaTGAAGATGACGACTATGATCTCATGTATGTGAATCTGGATAACGAAATCGAAGGTCCGGTTCTTGGGACTGAGGAAA CTTCGTGTGACTGCCAGCGAGAGCACACCGAGTGGGACAAGCTCTTCATCATGCTCGAGAACTCGCAGATGAAGGAGAACATGATGCTGCAGACAATGGACGACATCCTGAAGGTGGACCTGCAGACGCTTAGAGCAGAACTGAGCCAGCTCGCTGCCAGCCTCGCTGGCACCTTCAGCACTGCGGTCGAGAAAGTCACTGCCCACGTCATCTCACAGGTAGAGCAGGCACTTGTGAGGAGCAGTGACCAAGGTGAAGAAGCCAAGGGGCTTCACGAGTCCCAGCAAGGAAAGCTTCTCGAGCACGTTCTGTTACTGAGCCACAACGTGTCCAACAGACTCAGCCGTCTGGAGAGCGCTTGCCTGAGAAGATCTGAGGCGGAGGCTcaagaaacagcttttcagcAGGACAAATTCAGTCCCACCAGAGAAGACAACCTCATTTTGAACTCTCTGTGGAAAGAGCTACAGCAGATGAGAGCTGAACTGAAGGCATCGCAGAAATGGGCAGCTCAGCACTTGCTGCCAGCAG GCTGCGAAACAGCAATTCTATTCCCAATGCGTTCAAAAAAGATCTTTGGGAGCGTTCATCCAACTGCTGAAATGACCCTCCGCTCCTTCACTGCTTGCATCTGGATCAAAGTGACTGAGGTTTTGGACAAAACTATTGTCTTCTCCTATGGAACCAAGAAAAATCCATACGAAATTCAGCTTTATCTCAGCCGTGAGTCTGCAGTGCTTGCTGTTGGCAGCGACCAGCGCAAGTTAGTTgtcaaaaatgtaattgttcctgggaagtggatccacctctgTGGCGCCTGGAGCTCGGACAACGGGACCGCGTCCCTGTGGGTGAACGGTGAACTCGCAGGCACTGCCGCGGGCGTTGCTGACGCTCACACTGTTCCAGACGGAGGAATTTTGCAGATCGGTCAGGAGAAGAATGGCTGCTGTGTTGGAGGTGGATTTGATGAAGCTTTAGCCTTCTCAGGAAAATTAACAGGCTTTAACCTGTGGGACAGAGTGCTCAGCACCGAAGAGATAGCAGCGCTGAGCGGAGAAGATGCGTGCAGTATCAGGGGCAACATCATCGGGTGGGGAGTCACAGAAGTTCTGCCATACGGAGGAGCTCAGTATGTTTCTTAA